A portion of the Oncorhynchus nerka isolate Pitt River linkage group LG27, Oner_Uvic_2.0, whole genome shotgun sequence genome contains these proteins:
- the nim1ka gene encoding serine/threonine-protein kinase NIM1, translating into MTAVCPSGVGPAGATVGSSRGSGAGSTGGQDRRYARWSRQDSSDIATDDEGVPARQLTPLERLNLDMCQDDRVVRELTVGRRIGFYKVRGEIGCGNFSHVKLGIHALTNDKVAIKILDKTKLDQKTQRLLSREISSMERLHHPNIIRLYEVVETLSRLHLVMEYAGGGELYTKISMEGKLSDIDSKIVFSQILSAVKHMHDNSIIHRDLKAENVFYTCSTCVKVGDFGFSTLSRRDETLNTFCGSPPYAAPELFRDEHYLGIFVDIWALGVMLFFMVTGTMPFRADTVAKLKRCILEGAYVLPSWVQEPCQRLIRGILQPQPSDRCSVEQMMGCEWLLPIDFPRAMEPFKLDPSYLAESTPSELEEDEAEVREALETLGITPEHILNNQGKDCRSSVTGVYRILLHRAHKRRAVESMPVVTHVVGSSVSKKDRLKAYHSLRHTSKLCVIL; encoded by the exons ATGACGGCCGTGTGCCCCTCTGGGGTAGGCCCTGCTGGGGCTACGGTGGGGAGCTCCAGGGGCTCTGGGGCTGGGAGTACAGGCGGTCAGGATAGGAGATATGCCCGCTGGAGCCGTCAGGACAGCTCAGACATTGCTACAGATGATGAGGGGGTTCCTGCCCGCCAACTCACCCCCCTGGAGAGGCTCAACCTCGACATGTGCCAGGACGACAG GGTGGTCCGTGAGCTCACAGTGGGCCGACGTATCGGCTTCTACAAGGTCCGCGGGGAGATCGGCTGCGGAAACTTCTCCCATGTCAAACTGGGGATCCACGCCCTCACCAACG ACAAGGTGGCCATTAAGATCCTGGATAAGACCAAGCTGGACCAGAAGACCCAGAGGCTACTGTCCAGAGAGATCTCCAGCATGGAGAGACTACACCACCCCAACATCATACGTCTCTACGAg GTGGTGGAGACATTGTCACGGTTACACCTGGTGATGGAGTATGCTGGTGGAGGAGAGCTCTACACCAAGATTAGCATGGAGGGGAAACTGTCGGACATCGACAGCAAGATCGTCTTCTCTCAGATCCTCTCGGCTGTCAAACACATG CATGACAACAGCATCATCCACCGTGACCTGAAGGCAGAGAACGTGTTCTACACCTGCAGCACCTGCGTCAAGGTGGGAGACTTCGGCTTCAGCACGCTGAGCCGCCGCGATGAGACCCTCAACACGTTCTGCGGCTCCCCGCCCTACGCCGCGCCTGAACTCTTCAGGGACGAACACTACCTAGGCATCTTCGTAGACATCTGGGCCCTGGGCGTCATGCTGTTCTTCATGGTGACAGGAACCATGCCCTTCAGGGCGGACACGGTGGCCAAACTGAAGCGCTGCATTCTAGAGGGGGCCTATGTGCTGCCCTCCTGGGTACAGGAGCCCTGCCAGAGGCTGATCAGAGGCATCCTTCAGCCCCAGCCCTCAGACCGCTGCAGTGTGGAGCAGATGATGGGCTGTGAGTGGCTGCTGCCTATAGACTTCCCTCGGGCCATGGAGCCCTTTAAATTGGACCCGTCCTATCTGGCCGAGAGCACGCCTTCAGAGTTGGAAGAGGATGAGGCGGAGGTGAGAGAGGCGCTGGAGACACTAGGGATCACCCCGGAGCACATCTTAAATAATCAGGGGAAGGACTGTAGGAGTTCTGTTACGGGCGTTTATAGGATTCTGTTGCACCGTGCGCACAAGAGGCGGGCGGTGGAGAGCATGCCTGTGGTTACACATGTGGTCGGGTCCAGCGTGAGTAAAAAGGACCGGCTAAAGGCGTACCACAGCTTACGGCACACCTCCAAGCTCTGTGTGATTCTGTGA